In Xiphias gladius isolate SHS-SW01 ecotype Sanya breed wild chromosome 16, ASM1685928v1, whole genome shotgun sequence, a genomic segment contains:
- the LOC120801780 gene encoding nuclear factor 7, brain-like, whose protein sequence is MASSWPVPAAELSCPVCQNVFRDPVLLPCSHSFCNDCVRCWWRTKKIRQCPVCKAVSSPSNTLPRNLVLKNLCEAFLLEVESGVVCRLHTEKLKLYCLDHRTPVCLVCRDSRQHRDHRFTPVEEAAEIYRDDLVESLKPLREKVKLYNEVKAKWEKTQEGIRNQAQDTEMKVREEFRVLREFLETEEEVRIAALKEEGELKRKVMQDKIACLTRQINALESTIKTTEEGLTQEDTSFLLKASALKEEAQRPLPDDPQQVTGAMIDVAKYLGNMSFSVWCKMKEIVSYTPVILNPNTAHEELHLSECLTSVRCGPAQPLASTPERMEQHRCVLGFEGFSAGSHRWDVEVGDSPVWALGVIAQDAQRTGNILSGLWMVRFCHGKFQAFCPSRPVSLLPLKDRPQRVTVHLDWDEGTLSFSDPDADTVIHTFRHTFTKKLFPYVNTWNDLPLKILPLKLSVMMT, encoded by the coding sequence ATGGCTTCCAGCTGGCCGGTCCCAGCTGCCGAGCTCTCCTGCCCGGTCTGCCAGAATGTCTTCAGAGATCCGGTTCTGCTTCCGTGCAGCCACAGCTTCTGTAACGACTGCGTGCGTTGCTGGTGGAGGACGAAAAAGATACGCCAGTGTCCCGTCTGCAAGGCGGTGTCGTCTCCGTCTAACACGCTGCCTCGGAACCTGGTGTTGAAGAATCTGTGCGAGGCTTTCTTACTGGAGGTGGAGTCCGGGGTCGTCTGCCGCCTGCACACCGAGAAGCTGAAGCTGTACTGTCTGGACCACCGGACGCCCGTGTGTCTTGTCTGCAGGGACTCCAGGCAGCACAGGGACCACAGATTCACACCCGTGGAAGAAGCCGCGGAGATCTACAGAGATGACCTCGTGGAAAGCCTGAAGCCTTTACGGGAGAAAGTGAAACTCTACAATGAAGTGAAAGCGAAATGGGAGAAGACGCAAGAAGGCATCCGGAATCAAGCCCAGGACACAGAGATGAAGGTGAGGGAGGAGTTCAGGGTGCTGCGGGAGTTCTtggagacggaggaggaggtCAGGATCGCGGCACTGAAGGAAGAAGGGGAGCTTAAAAGAAAGGTGATGCAGGACAAGATTGCCTGTTTGACCAGACAAATAAACGCTCTGGAAAGTACCAttaaaaccacagaagaagGGCTGACACAGGAAGACACGTCGTTCCTGTTAAAAGCCAGTGCTTTAAAGGAAGAAGCTCAGCGCCCCCTGCCGGATGACCCACAGCAGGTCACGGGGGCTATGATCGACGTTGCCAAATACCTGGGAAATATGAGCTTCAGCGTCTGGTGCAAAATGAAGGAGATAGTGTCATACACCCCTGTAATCCTGAACCCCAACACCGCCCATGAAGAGCTCCACCTGTCGGAGTGTTTGACCAGTGTGAGATGTGGGCCAGCGCAGCCGCTTGCTTCAACCCCAGAGAGGATGGAGCAGCACCGCTGCGTCCTGGGGTTTGAGGGCTTCAGCGCAGGGAGTCACAGATGGGACGTGGAGGTTGGAGACAGTCCAGTATGGGCCCTGGGTGTGATAGCACAGGATGCTCAGAGGACGGGAAACATCCTGTCTGGGTTATGGATGGTGAGGTTCTGTCACGGTAAATTCCAAGCATTCTGCCCATCACGtccagtctctctcctccccctgaAGGACAGGCCTCAGAGGGTCACAGTGCACCTGGACTGGGATGAAGGGACGCTGTCCTTTTCCGATCCGGATGCTGACACAGTTATACACACcttcagacacacattcaccaaAAAACTCTTTCCCTACGTCAACACCTGGAATGACCTCCCACTGAAGATATTACCCCTGAAACTGTCTGTAATGATGACATAG
- the tmem177 gene encoding transmembrane protein 177, whose translation MASRLLKYSVLLQKYRTPLLIASCGGAFAANMFYHVFPDKSYRQLYQAWYKGEPVTLSEKLEEVFQQVLKDYGISSTKNFSAFASFGFHPVGAGVPWLPAGAQIGIPANFNSTGDDLSGITNRSIFINGKTVDWSSDTGSELKEALTFSLEAQKFAIARELARLQSGGPVLNAAVAPFCLGGVWVYSVVLKQVFGLHAGPALLRGAVNVLALGLGAVSYFLTSDAVSQWIDYSSDRRAAGVSRNYAKGGVEFYDKILSRNKTLRSLMGQKGEEMYAPSGNLFPANLLQLKHTPYTSRREGILALLKEEKF comes from the exons ATGGCGTCTCGCCTCCTCAAGTACTCAGTGCTTCTTCAGAAGTACCGGACTCCGCTGCTCATTGCAAGCTGTGGCGGAGCCTTTGCAGCCAACATGTTCTACCATGTTTTCCCTGACAAGTCCTACCGTCAACTGTATCAGGCCTGGTACAAAGGAGAGCCGGTCACACTCTCTGAAAAGCTGGAGGAGGTTTTCCAGCAg GTGTTGAAGGATTATGGTATCAGCTCAACCAAGAATTTCTCAGCCTTTGCCTCCTTTGGGTTCCATCCGGTTGGCGCTGGTGTCCCTTGGCTCCCTGCGGGGGCCCAAATTGGCATCCCAGCAAACTTTAACAGCACAGGCGATGACTTGAGTGGAATCACCAACCGCAGCATTTTCATCAACGGCAAAACGGTGGACTGGAGCAGCGATACTGGCTCTGAGCTCAAGGAGGCACTGACGTTCTCCCTTGAGGCACAGAAGTTTGCCATAGCGAGAGAGTTGGCCCGCTTGCAGTCCGGAGGACCTGTTCTGAATGCTGCTGTTGCCCCATTCTGCCTGGGTGGGGTTTGGGTGTACAGCGTGGTGTTGAAGCAGGTGTTCGGGCTCCACGCGGGGCCTGCGCTGCTTCGCGGAGCTGTGAACGTTTTGGCACTAGGCCTCGGCGCCGTGTCTTACTTCCTCACCTCGGATGCTGTCAGCCAGTGGATTGACTATAGCTCAGACAGACGTGCTGCTGGAGTGTCGCGCAATTATGCTAAAGGAGGGGTAGAGTTTTATGATAAGATTCTGTCCAGAAACAAGACTCTGCGCTCTCTGATGGGCCAGAAGGGAGAGGAGATGTATGCTCCCAGTGGGAACTTGTTTCCTGCTAACCTCCttcagctgaaacacacaccGTACACATCCAGGAGGGAAGGGATCCTTGCTCTGCTGAAAGAGgagaaattttga